In Deinococcus sp. QL22, the following are encoded in one genomic region:
- a CDS encoding nucleotidyltransferase family protein yields MSQPEQSTTGLPRTAASAVRWSAVVLGGGDPGDPFAAAHGVKVKGLIPVAGQPMALHVLRALHGSGRVQRIAYVGPTTPEMDALIALRVTDHGTLLGNLEAGVEALAAGAGERVLVVTADIPLLRAEQVRDVLDATPTDAVLVYPVVRREVCEAAYPGVKRTYARLKDGTFTGGNLFMLDPALIGQFLPRLRGVLAARKAPLKLAGLIGPGILLRLLTGQLTVARLESKVAALLGVPVHALMTPHAAVGTDVDKDEDLHLAEAHFTGRHAEAVH; encoded by the coding sequence ATGAGTCAACCTGAGCAGTCAACAACTGGCCTGCCCCGCACGGCAGCTTCGGCGGTGCGCTGGAGTGCCGTGGTGCTGGGCGGCGGCGATCCCGGCGATCCTTTCGCGGCGGCGCATGGCGTCAAGGTCAAGGGGCTGATTCCGGTGGCGGGCCAGCCGATGGCGCTGCATGTCCTGCGTGCCCTGCACGGCAGCGGGCGCGTGCAGCGCATTGCTTATGTCGGCCCCACGACGCCCGAAATGGACGCCTTGATTGCCCTGCGCGTCACCGATCACGGCACGTTGCTGGGCAACCTGGAGGCGGGCGTGGAAGCATTGGCAGCGGGCGCAGGCGAGCGCGTGCTGGTGGTCACGGCAGATATTCCGCTGCTGAGGGCAGAGCAGGTGCGCGACGTGCTGGACGCTACCCCGACCGACGCCGTCCTGGTATATCCGGTGGTGCGGCGCGAGGTCTGCGAGGCGGCCTATCCGGGGGTCAAACGCACCTATGCCCGCCTGAAGGACGGCACATTCACGGGGGGCAACCTGTTTATGCTCGATCCGGCCCTGATCGGCCAGTTCCTGCCGCGCCTGCGTGGGGTGTTGGCCGCCCGCAAAGCGCCCCTGAAATTGGCGGGCCTGATCGGGCCGGGTATTTTGCTGAGACTCCTGACCGGGCAACTGACGGTGGCGCGGCTGGAATCCAAAGTGGCCGCGTTGCTGGGCGTTCCCGTTCACGCCCTGATGACGCCGCACGCGGCTGTCGGCACCGACGTAGATAAAGACGAGGATCTGCACTTGGCAGAGGCGCACTTCACGGGGAGGCACGCTGAGGCCGTCCACTAA
- a CDS encoding response regulator transcription factor yields MRLLLVEDDPRIAEPTREALREAGYVVTWAQTGPEGLEAAMLGDYSLLILDVMLPCMDGFEVARQLRGAEVDSAILFLTARGELGDRVQGLDLGGDAYLVKPFAMPELLATLRALSRRERGQGAPRLPFAAGRGVVDTVARTVAWDGEEVAVTGREYALIEVLALAPERWFTREELLDRVWGPEFEGEARIVDVYVRYVRRKLAQEAISSERGRGYRVEK; encoded by the coding sequence ATGAGACTGCTGCTCGTAGAAGATGATCCCCGCATTGCTGAGCCGACGCGGGAGGCACTGCGCGAGGCGGGGTACGTGGTGACTTGGGCGCAGACCGGGCCAGAAGGTCTGGAGGCCGCCATGCTGGGCGACTATTCCCTGCTGATTCTGGACGTGATGCTGCCCTGTATGGACGGCTTCGAGGTGGCGCGGCAACTGCGCGGGGCCGAGGTAGATTCGGCCATTCTGTTCCTGACGGCGCGGGGCGAACTGGGAGACCGCGTGCAGGGGCTGGATTTAGGCGGGGATGCCTACCTTGTCAAACCGTTTGCCATGCCCGAATTGCTGGCAACCTTGCGGGCGTTGTCGCGCCGGGAGCGGGGGCAGGGTGCACCGAGGCTGCCATTTGCGGCGGGGCGCGGCGTGGTGGACACAGTGGCCCGCACGGTGGCGTGGGACGGCGAAGAAGTGGCCGTGACCGGGCGCGAATACGCCCTGATCGAAGTGCTGGCGCTGGCCCCCGAACGCTGGTTTACCCGCGAGGAACTGCTAGACCGGGTGTGGGGGCCGGAGTTTGAGGGCGAGGCCCGAATCGTGGATGTGTACGTGCGGTATGTGCGGCGCAAGCTGGCGCAGGAAGCCATTTCCAGCGAGCGGGGGCGCGGCTACCGGGTGGAGAAATGA
- the rpmA gene encoding 50S ribosomal protein L27, whose protein sequence is MAHKKGVGSSKNGRDSQPKYLGVKKFGGEQVLAGNILVRQRGTKFKAGPNVGMGRDHTLFALQHGKVVFTNKGATGRFISIEVAATELAAD, encoded by the coding sequence ATGGCACATAAGAAAGGTGTAGGTTCTTCCAAGAACGGTCGTGACAGCCAGCCCAAGTACCTCGGCGTCAAGAAGTTTGGCGGCGAGCAGGTCTTGGCCGGAAACATCCTCGTGCGTCAGCGCGGCACCAAGTTCAAGGCTGGCCCCAACGTGGGCATGGGCCGCGACCACACACTGTTTGCCCTCCAGCACGGCAAAGTCGTGTTCACCAACAAGGGCGCGACGGGCCGCTTCATCTCCATCGAAGTCGCCGCCACCGAACTCGCTGCCGACTGA
- a CDS encoding transposase, with protein MRKTRAAARRDPEPSAGIIDAQPVRCRPQAGRRGVEAGQKTHGRKRHVRVDTMGLLLVVWITTGDIQDRDGAQTLLQHAQRRFPRLSWFWADGGDAGQWVDGVKQTLCWTLQIIKRTDNAKGFVVLPRRWVVERSLAWLTRSRRLSRDSEGRGQTSATWCYIASIRLMLRRLNPISDPL; from the coding sequence GTGAGAAAGACCCGCGCAGCGGCGAGGCGCGACCCAGAGCCAAGTGCGGGCATCATTGATGCCCAACCGGTGCGCTGTCGCCCGCAAGCGGGACGACGTGGAGTGGAGGCGGGCCAGAAGACCCATGGACGCAAACGTCATGTGCGGGTTGACACGATGGGCTTGCTTCTGGTGGTGTGGATCACGACGGGAGATATTCAAGATCGTGATGGGGCTCAAACGCTGCTCCAGCACGCTCAGAGGCGCTTTCCGCGCCTCTCTTGGTTCTGGGCCGATGGTGGGGATGCGGGCCAATGGGTGGATGGGGTGAAGCAGACCCTGTGCTGGACACTTCAGATCATCAAGCGCACGGATAACGCGAAGGGATTCGTTGTCCTCCCGAGGCGTTGGGTCGTGGAACGCTCCTTGGCTTGGTTGACACGCTCACGTCGCTTGAGTCGAGACTCCGAGGGCCGAGGTCAAACCTCGGCCACTTGGTGCTATATCGCCAGTATTCGCCTCATGCTCAGACGCCTTAATCCTATCAGTGACCCTTTATAA
- the ddrC gene encoding DNA damage response protein DdrC yields MKSLPNTLEFGTVRLPASADGLLHAPTALLQLGLTVPATDWTTFAAQHDLHSPTRDFGAGPEATLHPDEFARLAFVLTTTEAKRWRKRAQTLLARAMQGDVRLSAQIAERNPDPEARRWLAARLESTDARRTLMSTVARHGGEGNVYGQLGSISNRSVLGTDSATIRRERGVKQTRDGLSSAELLRMAYVDTATERAIQDHGAHGNTAILRLHEHVARRERHLWDAPLAPQAG; encoded by the coding sequence ATGAAGAGCCTCCCCAACACACTGGAATTTGGTACGGTGCGCCTGCCCGCCAGCGCGGACGGGTTGCTGCACGCCCCCACCGCCCTCCTTCAACTGGGCCTGACTGTGCCCGCGACAGACTGGACTACTTTTGCCGCCCAACATGACCTTCATAGCCCCACGCGTGACTTTGGGGCTGGCCCGGAAGCTACCCTGCACCCCGACGAATTTGCCCGTCTCGCCTTTGTGCTGACCACCACTGAGGCCAAGCGTTGGCGCAAGCGTGCCCAGACCTTGCTGGCCCGTGCCATGCAGGGCGACGTGCGCCTGAGCGCCCAGATTGCCGAGCGCAACCCCGACCCCGAAGCACGGCGCTGGCTGGCCGCACGCTTGGAAAGCACCGACGCCCGACGCACCCTGATGAGTACGGTGGCGCGGCACGGCGGCGAGGGCAACGTGTACGGGCAGTTGGGCAGCATCAGCAACCGCAGCGTGCTGGGCACCGACAGTGCCACGATTCGCCGGGAGCGCGGTGTCAAGCAGACCCGTGATGGCCTCAGCAGCGCCGAACTCTTGCGAATGGCGTATGTGGACACGGCCACCGAACGGGCCATTCAGGATCACGGGGCACACGGCAACACCGCGATTTTGCGCCTGCACGAGCATGTGGCCCGCCGCGAACGCCACCTGTGGGACGCGCCGCTGGCCCCGCAAGCCGGGTAA
- a CDS encoding ferredoxin, with protein MPHVIVSPCIGVKDNACTEVCPVECIYDAGDQFLIHPDECIDCGACVPACPVSAIYPEEDVPGGETEFIVKNRVYFGL; from the coding sequence ATGCCTCACGTCATCGTCAGCCCCTGCATTGGTGTCAAGGACAACGCCTGCACCGAAGTTTGCCCCGTAGAGTGCATCTACGACGCGGGCGATCAATTCCTGATCCACCCCGACGAGTGCATCGACTGCGGCGCGTGCGTGCCCGCCTGCCCCGTCAGCGCCATCTACCCCGAAGAAGATGTGCCCGGCGGCGAAACCGAATTCATCGTCAAGAACCGCGTTTACTTCGGCCTGTAA
- a CDS encoding magnesium transporter CorA family protein: MLTYYRSIGGKLTTAEGYRDGCWINATAPTAEELARISRETGLELDYLSYPLDPDERSRFEREDGQLLMIMQTSYRLPDESDIPYDTVPLGILHTDHCLVTVCALENPVVKDVISGLVRRVSTAKKNRLTLQLFLRNAQRFLIDVRQINKRVDLIEDKLENSQQNRELLNLLKLEKSLVYFMTGLKANEAMMERVKRDRIFEMYEEDSDLLDDVLIENLQAIEMASIASNILTSMAGAFASVISNNVNQVVKVLTVTTILVAIPTLVTSIFGMNVPIPFAQSPYGMWIVLAIAMALASTVAFLFHKLKVF; the protein is encoded by the coding sequence ATGCTGACCTACTACCGCTCTATTGGCGGCAAGCTGACCACTGCCGAGGGCTACAGGGACGGCTGCTGGATCAATGCTACCGCGCCCACCGCCGAAGAATTGGCCCGCATCAGCCGCGAAACCGGGTTAGAGCTGGATTACCTGTCGTATCCCCTTGACCCCGACGAACGCTCCCGCTTTGAGCGCGAGGACGGCCAACTGTTGATGATCATGCAGACAAGTTACCGCCTGCCCGATGAAAGCGATATTCCTTACGACACCGTGCCACTCGGCATCCTGCACACCGATCACTGCCTTGTGACCGTGTGTGCGCTGGAAAACCCGGTGGTCAAGGATGTCATCAGTGGATTGGTGCGGCGCGTCAGTACAGCCAAGAAAAATCGCCTGACTTTGCAATTGTTTCTTCGCAATGCCCAGCGGTTCCTGATTGATGTCCGCCAGATCAACAAGCGCGTGGATCTGATTGAAGACAAACTGGAGAACTCGCAGCAAAACCGCGAACTGCTGAACCTGCTGAAGCTTGAAAAAAGCCTCGTGTACTTTATGACTGGCCTGAAAGCCAATGAGGCCATGATGGAGCGCGTGAAGCGTGACCGAATCTTTGAAATGTACGAGGAAGATTCTGATTTGCTGGATGACGTGTTGATTGAAAACTTGCAGGCGATTGAAATGGCGAGCATCGCCAGTAACATTCTGACCAGCATGGCTGGAGCCTTTGCCAGCGTGATTTCCAACAATGTGAATCAGGTCGTCAAGGTGCTGACCGTGACGACCATTCTGGTGGCGATTCCTACCCTAGTGACCAGCATTTTCGGCATGAACGTGCCGATTCCCTTTGCCCAGAGTCCGTATGGAATGTGGATCGTGCTGGCCATTGCTATGGCGCTGGCCTCTACCGTGGCTTTCCTGTTTCACAAGTTGAAGGTGTTTTAG
- the rplU gene encoding 50S ribosomal protein L21, with the protein MFAIIQTGGKQYRVQEGDVLRVENLKADAGDKMDLKPLFVGGENALFGDAVSNFTVQAEVMAHGRGDKIYVRKYKSGVQYRKRTGHRQGFTAIKILGIKG; encoded by the coding sequence ATGTTTGCAATTATTCAAACGGGCGGCAAGCAGTACCGCGTGCAGGAAGGCGACGTCTTGCGCGTTGAGAACCTGAAGGCCGATGCGGGCGACAAGATGGATCTGAAGCCCCTCTTCGTGGGCGGCGAGAATGCCCTGTTCGGCGACGCCGTGAGCAACTTTACGGTGCAGGCTGAAGTTATGGCGCACGGACGCGGCGACAAAATCTACGTCCGTAAGTACAAGAGCGGCGTGCAGTACCGCAAGCGTACGGGCCACCGTCAGGGCTTTACGGCCATCAAAATTCTGGGCATCAAAGGGTAA
- the obgE gene encoding GTPase ObgE: MAFRDVLNIEAAAGNGGDGSMSFHRAKFMEKGGPDGGHGGRGGSIILRAIEGVESLERLVGKRKFKAPNGAYGEGRLRQGADGEDIYIEVPVGTTAFDDDSGRVIADLVRVGQEKVIARGGFGGRGNSTFASSTRQAPRFAELGTPGEKRRVRLELRLIADVGLVGYPNAGKSSLLAAMSRANPAIAAYPFTTLSPILGVVDRVDTDDRFTLADIPGIIEGASEGKGLGLEFLRHISRTRLLVYVLDVTRSPVEEMRSLQSELRSYDPSLLGNVALIALNKVELVEEDIAQMVEDELLDFGLPILHVSAKEKIGLTELRDNVFAMLPDRELWAQQNALEIEIEDLREEALTVVFREDEPTKPGGEFERVWEVRGGGFAEKITRFARHLDDAAEYLSNLFKRQGLYRALKRAGAREGDTVEIGTFRFEYFDDDQPGER; the protein is encoded by the coding sequence ATGGCATTTCGTGATGTTTTAAATATTGAGGCAGCTGCCGGAAATGGCGGCGACGGCTCTATGAGTTTTCACCGGGCAAAATTTATGGAAAAGGGCGGCCCCGACGGTGGGCACGGCGGACGCGGCGGCAGCATTATTTTGCGGGCCATCGAGGGCGTCGAAAGTCTGGAACGGCTGGTGGGTAAGCGCAAATTTAAGGCTCCCAACGGCGCATACGGCGAAGGCCGACTCCGGCAGGGTGCAGACGGCGAAGACATTTACATTGAAGTTCCGGTGGGCACCACCGCCTTCGATGACGACAGCGGGCGCGTGATTGCCGATCTGGTGCGCGTGGGTCAGGAGAAAGTCATTGCACGCGGCGGCTTCGGCGGGCGCGGCAACTCCACCTTTGCCAGCAGCACCCGGCAGGCTCCCCGCTTTGCCGAGTTGGGAACGCCCGGCGAAAAGCGGCGTGTGCGCCTGGAACTGCGCCTGATTGCCGATGTCGGTCTGGTGGGCTACCCCAATGCGGGCAAATCAAGCTTGCTGGCCGCCATGTCGCGGGCCAATCCGGCCATCGCCGCGTATCCTTTTACGACCCTTTCCCCGATTTTGGGTGTCGTAGACCGCGTAGATACCGATGACCGTTTTACGCTGGCCGACATCCCCGGCATCATCGAGGGAGCCAGCGAGGGCAAAGGGCTGGGGCTGGAATTCCTGCGCCATATCAGCCGCACTCGCCTGCTGGTGTACGTGCTGGACGTGACCCGCAGCCCCGTAGAGGAAATGCGGAGCCTGCAATCCGAGCTCCGCAGCTACGATCCGAGTTTGTTGGGCAATGTGGCCCTCATCGCGCTGAACAAAGTGGAACTGGTCGAAGAAGACATTGCCCAGATGGTGGAAGACGAACTGCTCGACTTCGGCCTGCCCATTTTGCATGTTAGTGCCAAAGAGAAAATTGGCCTGACCGAACTGCGCGACAACGTGTTTGCCATGCTGCCTGACCGCGAACTGTGGGCACAGCAAAACGCGCTGGAAATTGAGATTGAAGACCTGCGCGAAGAAGCCCTGACCGTCGTGTTCCGCGAAGACGAGCCGACCAAACCCGGCGGCGAATTCGAGCGCGTGTGGGAAGTGCGTGGCGGCGGCTTTGCCGAGAAGATTACCCGCTTTGCCCGCCACCTCGACGACGCCGCCGAGTACCTTTCAAACCTGTTCAAGCGTCAGGGCCTCTACCGGGCGCTAAAGCGGGCAGGCGCACGCGAGGGCGATACCGTAGAAATCGGCACCTTCCGCTTCGAGTACTTCGACGACGATCAGCCGGGAGAGCGGTAA
- a CDS encoding transposase, giving the protein MKRKAYSTDLTQKQFKRLEPYLPHAKPRGRPRTVDLYEVWCAMMYILHGGMAWRTLPHDFPAWETV; this is encoded by the coding sequence GTGAAACGCAAGGCATACTCGACCGACCTGACCCAGAAACAGTTCAAGCGCTTGGAGCCGTACTTACCGCACGCCAAGCCGAGAGGTCGACCGCGCACGGTCGACCTGTACGAGGTGTGGTGCGCGATGATGTACATCTTGCACGGGGGGATGGCGTGGCGCACTCTCCCCCATGATTTTCCGGCGTGGGAGACGGTGTAG
- a CDS encoding HAMP domain-containing sensor histidine kinase yields the protein MSLKWPPLTLRARLALWAALATGLAVALVAGGLYVAVNGFLLRSQQDRLLSAVSAVQERVEGELGRAAGPLGFGVVEVTVADLERIVRSNPQTRNLELRLVSVQLGVVSQVQTANFPAGVALNLRDNLYRLNDQLITVRGVRARGPGRDLQGDITLAVATDAQALTEAQRAFGRALAWLLPAALLLSLAVGWGVAGRLLRPVRALEGAARDIGAGGDLRRPVPGAGQGDELARLALTLQGTFGGLADAREREQAFLRAAAHDLRSPLAAVQARVEGTLARERDAARYRAELREVGTDMTRLATLTNHLLLLARDAEAMGRAPVPLRDLAADAVDRARELSPEADVDLLAPAPVSVQGDRVLLGQAIWNLTMNAVRHAPGATITVQVEAEAGGATVTVQDDGPGVGADVLARLGEAFYRPDAARSGEGHGLGLAIVRRAAELHGGTLTLESAPGAGFTGRLYLPG from the coding sequence ATGTCCTTAAAATGGCCCCCACTGACCCTGCGGGCACGTTTGGCGCTCTGGGCGGCGCTGGCAACCGGCCTCGCGGTGGCGCTGGTGGCAGGCGGGTTGTACGTGGCGGTCAACGGGTTCCTCTTGCGCTCGCAGCAAGACCGCCTGCTGAGTGCGGTCAGTGCCGTGCAGGAGCGGGTAGAAGGAGAACTGGGCCGCGCCGCCGGGCCGCTGGGGTTTGGCGTGGTCGAGGTCACGGTGGCCGATTTAGAGCGCATTGTCAGGAGCAATCCGCAGACCCGCAACCTGGAACTGCGGCTGGTGTCGGTACAACTGGGCGTAGTGTCGCAGGTACAGACAGCCAACTTTCCCGCAGGCGTGGCCCTGAACCTCAGAGACAACCTGTACCGCCTGAACGACCAACTGATCACGGTGCGCGGCGTGCGGGCGCGGGGGCCGGGGCGCGATCTGCAAGGCGACATCACGCTGGCGGTGGCCACCGACGCACAGGCGCTGACCGAGGCGCAGCGGGCCTTTGGGCGGGCCTTGGCGTGGCTGTTGCCTGCTGCGTTGCTGCTGTCGCTCGCCGTGGGCTGGGGCGTGGCGGGGCGACTGCTGCGGCCTGTGCGGGCGCTGGAAGGTGCGGCGCGTGACATAGGCGCGGGGGGCGATTTGCGGCGGCCTGTGCCGGGGGCCGGACAGGGCGACGAACTCGCGCGGCTGGCGCTGACTTTGCAGGGCACGTTTGGGGGCCTCGCCGATGCTCGCGAACGCGAACAGGCTTTCCTGCGGGCTGCCGCGCACGACCTCCGCAGTCCGTTGGCCGCTGTACAGGCACGGGTCGAAGGCACACTGGCCCGCGAACGCGACGCCGCCCGTTACCGCGCCGAACTCCGCGAAGTCGGCACCGATATGACCCGGCTGGCGACCCTCACCAACCACCTGCTCCTGCTGGCCCGCGACGCCGAGGCAATGGGGCGTGCGCCCGTGCCTCTGCGTGACTTGGCCGCCGACGCCGTAGACCGCGCCCGCGAACTCTCGCCGGAAGCCGACGTGGATTTGCTGGCCCCCGCGCCCGTGTCGGTGCAGGGAGACCGGGTGCTGCTGGGTCAGGCCATCTGGAACCTGACCATGAACGCCGTGCGGCACGCGCCGGGAGCCACCATTACCGTGCAAGTGGAAGCCGAAGCTGGGGGCGCCACCGTGACCGTGCAGGATGACGGCCCCGGCGTGGGGGCAGACGTGTTGGCCCGCCTCGGAGAAGCCTTTTACCGTCCCGACGCAGCCCGCAGCGGCGAAGGCCACGGCTTAGGCCTAGCTATTGTGCGCCGCGCCGCCGAGTTGCATGGGGGAACCCTGACGCTGGAGAGTGCGCCCGGAGCGGGATTTACGGGGCGGTTGTATTTGCCGGGGTAG
- a CDS encoding DUF3105 domain-containing protein, with protein sequence MNRSRLALLLPALAVTLAACGDGGNIEGLQTFTYPAGDHRTGSLVYAENPPAGGAHNAVWQNCGVYAQPLYNEYAVHSMEHGAVWITYRPDLDAASLDQLKKLVDGRPYTLLSPYPNLPSPVVASAWGAQLKADKADDGRLKAFLDKYEQGATAPERGAACSGGYGATQ encoded by the coding sequence ATGAACCGCTCGCGCCTCGCCTTGCTGCTGCCCGCCCTTGCCGTCACTCTTGCCGCCTGCGGAGACGGAGGAAACATCGAGGGCCTTCAAACCTTTACCTATCCGGCGGGCGACCACCGTACCGGGTCGTTGGTGTACGCCGAGAACCCACCTGCGGGCGGGGCACACAACGCCGTGTGGCAAAACTGCGGCGTATATGCCCAGCCCCTCTATAACGAGTACGCCGTTCACAGCATGGAACACGGCGCAGTATGGATCACCTACCGCCCCGACCTCGACGCTGCGTCATTGGATCAACTGAAAAAGCTGGTGGACGGTAGGCCATACACGCTGCTCAGCCCCTATCCCAACCTGCCTTCCCCGGTGGTGGCGAGCGCGTGGGGCGCACAATTGAAGGCCGACAAGGCCGACGATGGCCGCCTGAAAGCCTTTCTGGACAAATACGAACAAGGTGCGACGGCCCCAGAACGCGGCGCGGCCTGTTCGGGTGGGTACGGCGCAACGCAGTAA
- a CDS encoding LptF/LptG family permease: MPPVPSLLPRSVFREVLGWYGAGLALFLILQMTDALSTTVGRLLTYDASFVQAAGAFAGYLPTLLNRALVLAVPFAVLLAFSRMQKDSEIKAMFAAGVRPLSLVWPLALPFALVGVLAFINAGYVVPAGLDRWDNAWYKIYGMVPPQPTQEKYTYAEPGALYYAGRVRNDAGSTVAQLQGVMVQRGDETITAPSGTWDTEAKTWTLTGAWISRPGQNPQAQTKPMTVPQADTLAPPPPEAKKVSTPALRAQLAQDNDRLTATQRRDIQFQLASRLADPVTPIVFALAAGALGLLIRNRAAAFATVLVFIVSFYVIWTTVPQLARAGAIEPNLAAWIPNLVFLIVAGVLAWRLR, translated from the coding sequence ATGCCGCCTGTGCCGTCTTTGCTGCCCCGTTCTGTGTTCCGTGAAGTGCTGGGGTGGTACGGCGCGGGCCTCGCCCTGTTCCTTATTTTGCAGATGACCGACGCCCTGAGCACCACTGTGGGCCGCTTGCTGACTTACGACGCCAGTTTTGTGCAGGCGGCGGGTGCGTTTGCTGGATATCTGCCCACGCTGCTGAACCGGGCATTGGTGCTGGCGGTACCGTTTGCCGTGCTGCTGGCCTTCTCACGCATGCAAAAGGACAGCGAGATCAAAGCCATGTTCGCGGCGGGCGTGCGGCCCCTGAGCCTCGTATGGCCGCTGGCCCTGCCGTTTGCACTGGTGGGCGTATTGGCTTTCATCAATGCCGGATACGTGGTTCCTGCCGGATTAGACCGCTGGGACAACGCCTGGTACAAGATTTACGGGATGGTGCCGCCGCAGCCCACGCAGGAAAAGTACACCTACGCCGAACCTGGCGCGCTGTATTACGCCGGACGGGTACGCAACGATGCGGGCAGCACGGTGGCCCAACTTCAGGGCGTGATGGTGCAGCGGGGCGACGAAACCATTACTGCACCCAGCGGCACCTGGGACACCGAGGCTAAAACGTGGACGCTGACAGGCGCGTGGATTTCTCGCCCTGGCCAGAATCCGCAGGCACAGACCAAGCCCATGACCGTGCCGCAAGCCGATACGCTGGCCCCGCCACCCCCCGAAGCCAAAAAGGTCAGCACACCCGCCCTCCGCGCACAGTTGGCACAGGACAATGACCGCCTGACCGCCACCCAGCGCCGAGACATTCAGTTTCAGTTGGCGTCGCGCCTGGCCGACCCGGTGACGCCCATCGTGTTCGCGCTGGCCGCCGGAGCCCTGGGCCTGCTGATCCGCAACCGCGCCGCCGCTTTTGCCACCGTATTGGTGTTCATCGTCAGCTTTTACGTGATCTGGACAACCGTGCCGCAGTTGGCCCGCGCTGGAGCCATAGAACCCAATCTGGCGGCCTGGATTCCCAATCTGGTGTTCTTGATCGTGGCAGGCGTGCTGGCTTGGCGGCTCCGATGA
- a CDS encoding 3'-5' exonuclease: MKKQSEWLIFVGRHMCHPEPMLAALTQPIIFVDTETGGRDPSRHPLLTVGLVTLTPEGEITRPLHLRVQHGQYDVEPEAMAVNGIDLSAHHAAAQPPEAVAQAIRDYAAEVGRVILGGHNLQFDTRFLAPLLPDLGRVFRRGRVDTKLVAQFLLHSGHLPRKVGTPLDQLVKHFGLTYAAHDALEDATVTARVYVELLKLVAGKAI; this comes from the coding sequence GTGAAGAAACAGTCTGAATGGCTGATCTTTGTGGGCCGTCACATGTGCCACCCTGAACCCATGCTGGCCGCCCTGACGCAACCGATTATTTTTGTAGACACCGAAACGGGAGGCCGTGACCCATCCCGCCACCCGCTGCTGACGGTGGGCCTAGTCACGCTGACCCCGGAAGGCGAAATTACGCGGCCCCTGCATCTGCGCGTGCAGCACGGTCAGTACGACGTGGAGCCGGAAGCGATGGCGGTCAACGGCATAGACCTGAGCGCCCACCACGCCGCCGCGCAACCGCCCGAAGCCGTAGCGCAGGCCATCCGCGACTATGCCGCCGAGGTAGGCCGCGTGATCTTGGGCGGCCACAATCTGCAATTCGATACTCGGTTTTTGGCCCCCCTGCTGCCCGATCTGGGCCGGGTCTTTCGGCGGGGGCGGGTGGATACCAAATTGGTGGCCCAGTTTTTGCTGCATTCCGGCCACCTGCCACGCAAAGTGGGCACGCCGCTAGACCAATTGGTCAAGCATTTTGGCCTCACCTACGCCGCCCATGACGCCCTAGAAGACGCAACTGTAACGGCGCGGGTGTATGTGGAGTTGCTGAAATTGGTGGCGGGGAAGGCAATCTAG
- a CDS encoding YkvA family protein, with translation MSVPERVLAVHDGSRDASHIAVASGAAHLKAATTTHQHSRRNSEPPDRVSVGVIARIRPIWRDALALLFSLGDRRTPLPAKAAALVAIIYAVSPLDLLPDLTPLLGFGDDLVIVPTILALAARSLPAPVLLDARARSAGMQRRLPWLLPVLGVALVIGLGLLVWGLVRSLGG, from the coding sequence GTGTCCGTTCCTGAACGTGTCCTCGCGGTACACGACGGCTCGCGTGATGCGAGTCATATTGCTGTGGCCTCCGGCGCGGCACACCTGAAGGCGGCCACGACTACCCACCAGCATAGCAGACGCAACTCTGAACCTCCAGACCGCGTATCTGTGGGCGTGATTGCCCGCATTCGTCCCATCTGGCGTGACGCCCTGGCCCTGCTGTTTTCTCTGGGTGACCGCCGCACGCCACTGCCCGCCAAAGCTGCTGCGTTGGTCGCCATTATTTACGCTGTCAGCCCGCTAGATCTGCTGCCCGACCTGACGCCTTTGCTGGGATTTGGCGATGATCTGGTCATCGTGCCCACGATTCTGGCTTTGGCCGCCCGCAGCCTGCCCGCCCCGGTTCTGCTGGATGCCCGTGCCCGCAGCGCCGGAATGCAGCGCCGCCTGCCCTGGCTGCTGCCCGTGCTGGGTGTGGCCTTGGTGATAGGGCTGGGGCTCCTGGTGTGGGGCTTGGTACGGAGTTTGGGTGGATGA